In Mycolicibacterium lutetiense, the following are encoded in one genomic region:
- a CDS encoding DNA-methyltransferase: protein MTHIHGDGPTNSLPLTPYFCDEQVTLYHGKALDVARQLPSGSADCIVSSPPYYNLRDYGSDGQYGLEPTPADYVSNLRDLFTELRRVLTDDGTLWLNLGDTYSARADASAGPTSGRSRPHVMPRRTNTTATLGRKQLLGIPWRVAFALQDDGWILRRDIVWEKPCAKPESVTDRPSSRHEYVFLFSKSPTYWFDLDAIREPHAHSSVKRTAAHRSPTGRAAREGKPYMNAGQRETMRLDQMNHPRGRNPGDVWSIATIPFPHAHFAVMPPTLAQRCVMAGCKPGGTVLDPCNGVGTTGLAAQRGGRRYIGIDIKADYLDLALRTRLRDAALDFHYAATTPANTPAPPSADQIIAPPTLLDALGEEAS from the coding sequence ATGACTCACATCCACGGTGACGGCCCCACCAACAGCCTGCCGCTGACTCCCTATTTCTGCGATGAGCAGGTCACGCTCTACCACGGCAAAGCGCTAGACGTGGCACGTCAATTACCAAGTGGCTCAGCCGATTGCATCGTCAGCAGTCCGCCCTACTACAACCTTCGCGACTACGGCAGCGACGGACAATACGGCCTGGAGCCCACCCCGGCCGACTACGTCAGCAACCTGCGAGACCTGTTCACCGAGCTGCGACGCGTTCTCACGGACGACGGCACTCTGTGGCTCAACCTCGGCGATACCTACAGCGCCCGCGCTGACGCCTCAGCAGGACCGACATCAGGGCGCAGCCGCCCCCACGTCATGCCGCGACGCACCAACACCACCGCCACGCTCGGCAGAAAGCAGCTCCTCGGCATCCCATGGAGGGTCGCGTTCGCGCTTCAAGACGACGGCTGGATCCTGCGCCGCGACATTGTCTGGGAAAAGCCTTGCGCCAAACCGGAAAGCGTCACCGACAGGCCGTCCTCGCGACACGAATATGTGTTCCTGTTCAGCAAATCGCCGACCTATTGGTTCGACCTCGACGCCATCCGGGAACCTCACGCCCACAGCAGCGTGAAGCGGACGGCCGCTCACCGATCGCCAACCGGGCGTGCTGCACGCGAAGGCAAGCCATACATGAACGCCGGGCAGCGAGAAACGATGCGCCTGGACCAAATGAACCATCCACGCGGCCGCAACCCCGGCGATGTTTGGTCGATCGCCACCATCCCCTTCCCGCACGCACATTTCGCTGTCATGCCACCGACACTGGCTCAAAGGTGCGTGATGGCCGGATGCAAACCCGGCGGTACTGTACTGGACCCCTGCAACGGGGTAGGAACTACCGGACTCGCCGCTCAACGCGGCGGCCGCCGCTATATCGGCATCGACATCAAGGCCGACTATCTCGATCTCGCGCTGCGCACCCGCCTGCGCGACGCCGCGCTGGACTTCCACTATGCCGCCACCACCCCGGCGAACACGCCTGCACCCCCGAGCGCCGACCAGATTATCGCCCCGCCGACCCTGCTCGACG
- a CDS encoding alpha/beta fold hydrolase, giving the protein MSPLTALAIGDAATPTRHQPAQRRTVITSDGVALSVSDLHPTSPVTHTVVPLHGLCLTRQSWYRPAQRFRRPGIRVIQYDNRGHGRSDGAPLHTYTPERLAQDLAEVLTALQVSGPLILACHSMGGVTALKYLARPVEQQPVRPDGLVLVATWAGNLTEHGLARLLAMPGIDTAMALARHAPHMLSERVMRSLARPLCEFVTHDKTVSASLSQAFRSTPMATALGFLHSLKTFDERQVLPTISAATTVISGGADLLTPPAHSEEMAAGIVGATHIHLPAAGHMLLQEAASIVGNAVLHTINDIATSS; this is encoded by the coding sequence ATGAGCCCTCTCACAGCGCTGGCGATCGGCGACGCGGCGACACCCACCCGCCACCAGCCGGCGCAACGCCGAACCGTGATCACCAGCGACGGTGTCGCCCTCAGCGTGTCGGACCTGCACCCAACCTCGCCCGTCACCCACACCGTCGTTCCCCTGCACGGCTTGTGTCTGACCCGCCAATCCTGGTACCGCCCAGCGCAGCGTTTCCGTCGCCCTGGCATCAGAGTCATCCAGTACGACAATCGTGGCCACGGACGATCTGACGGCGCACCACTGCACACCTACACACCCGAGCGTCTCGCCCAGGACCTCGCCGAAGTCCTCACGGCTCTGCAGGTCAGCGGCCCTCTCATCCTGGCCTGTCACAGCATGGGAGGAGTAACGGCGCTGAAATACCTTGCGCGGCCCGTCGAACAGCAACCTGTCCGCCCCGATGGGCTCGTCCTTGTGGCCACCTGGGCTGGCAACCTCACCGAGCACGGCTTGGCCCGACTCCTGGCCATGCCCGGTATCGACACCGCAATGGCTCTCGCCCGGCACGCGCCGCACATGCTTAGCGAACGCGTCATGCGCAGCCTCGCCCGCCCGCTGTGCGAGTTCGTCACCCATGACAAGACAGTCTCCGCGTCGCTGAGCCAAGCATTTCGGTCGACCCCCATGGCCACAGCCCTTGGATTCCTGCACTCACTCAAGACCTTCGACGAACGTCAGGTACTGCCAACCATCTCCGCCGCTACCACCGTAATCAGCGGGGGAGCAGACCTCCTCACGCCGCCAGCGCACTCCGAGGAAATGGCCGCAGGCATCGTCGGTGCCACCCACATCCACCTGCCCGCGGCCGGACACATGCTGCTACAGGAAGCCGCCTCAATCGTCGGCAACGCCGTCCTGCACACCATCAACGACATCGCCACGTCATCGTGA
- a CDS encoding WhiB family transcriptional regulator: METPDTRVDTHTDVQSPRECSPHEVGLCRHDDPDDWFAVHKVHIAQKVRICFNCPAQTQCARNALDFGATDGIWAGVYLPGRQFEPQRLIEARDRLGIVAAQEFTAQEHQRRMGFAISIDALAASMPSRNPLTPDVQHSTNQVKYSA; encoded by the coding sequence ATGGAGACACCCGACACACGCGTTGACACCCACACCGACGTGCAGTCGCCGCGTGAATGCTCACCGCACGAGGTCGGCCTGTGCCGCCACGACGACCCCGACGACTGGTTCGCCGTTCACAAGGTCCACATCGCTCAAAAAGTCCGGATCTGCTTCAACTGCCCAGCGCAAACTCAATGTGCTCGCAACGCCCTGGATTTCGGCGCTACCGATGGCATCTGGGCGGGGGTGTACTTGCCGGGACGGCAGTTCGAGCCTCAACGCTTGATCGAAGCGCGCGACCGCCTGGGGATTGTCGCCGCACAGGAATTCACAGCACAGGAGCACCAGCGTCGGATGGGCTTTGCCATCTCGATAGATGCCCTGGCAGCAAGCATGCCGTCCAGGAACCCACTCACACCTGATGTTCAACACAGCACGAATCAGGTGAAATACAGTGCCTGA
- a CDS encoding helix-turn-helix transcriptional regulator, with translation MGRSDSPVDPDIARVGRAVTARRLEQGMETQKDLAARAGVALNTAAFLERGRTFPRQANARKIELALEWPPGTLESLLREQDEQDRPQPEAAAVPTVAAGPPRVSTSTNSHTLAIARAVVAVATTAMDSLLRHADDDPAAHRALEELDHHLLALETVIAASLPHAGGAFDETQEAVTDVHRQREALKADRR, from the coding sequence ATGGGTCGATCGGACTCCCCCGTCGATCCTGACATCGCGCGGGTCGGGCGAGCTGTCACGGCTCGACGCCTAGAACAGGGCATGGAGACCCAGAAAGACCTCGCCGCCCGAGCGGGTGTGGCCCTGAACACCGCGGCGTTCCTGGAGCGCGGGCGCACCTTCCCCCGGCAGGCCAACGCTCGCAAGATCGAGCTCGCGCTCGAGTGGCCCCCGGGAACACTCGAGTCGCTTCTGCGCGAGCAGGATGAGCAAGATCGCCCGCAACCGGAGGCTGCGGCCGTGCCCACGGTCGCTGCGGGCCCACCGCGGGTCAGTACGAGCACCAACAGTCACACGCTCGCCATCGCGCGCGCTGTGGTGGCCGTAGCTACCACAGCGATGGACAGTCTGCTGCGCCACGCGGATGACGATCCCGCGGCCCATCGCGCACTCGAAGAACTCGACCATCACCTGCTGGCGTTGGAAACAGTCATCGCGGCCAGCCTTCCCCATGCCGGCGGTGCGTTCGACGAAACCCAAGAGGCTGTCACAGATGTCCATCGACAGCGGGAAGCTTTGAAGGCCGATCGCCGCTGA
- a CDS encoding C40 family peptidase, with protein MSLDALVAEAGQVLGDARGLYGPAAVSGGWSSTAGLGVGRDGLAQAGDVLKGWGGASSSTQHAQSGGRVAALDNVIGADRGTASGFDGAARNSQSGRSGMDGVVDDTRRGVTAIAPSTDTPAGKTQMVEHLRSQLDRAKDLLRVSEQRNALLANAIRNSSGGYGMPARGMGGGGMPGMGMPTGLPMMSGGGGGGGLSSLGGSGLIPNLSAFTRPNNRMLNGPLAPAATVGGGPLAQTAVKSALSKRGTAYVWGAKGPNNFDCSGLTQWAWRQAGVTLGPNTYTQVTQGVGVPPGQVQAGDLIFPKGPGYTWDAEGPGHVMMAISPTEVVHAPQTGDVVKVSPMPAAYVARRPVAA; from the coding sequence ATGTCGCTGGATGCGCTGGTTGCTGAGGCTGGGCAGGTGCTCGGTGATGCGCGTGGGTTGTATGGGCCGGCGGCGGTGTCGGGTGGTTGGTCCTCGACGGCGGGGCTGGGTGTGGGCCGGGACGGTTTGGCCCAGGCCGGTGATGTGCTTAAGGGTTGGGGTGGTGCGAGTTCTTCGACGCAGCATGCGCAGTCTGGTGGTCGCGTGGCGGCGTTGGACAATGTGATTGGCGCTGATCGGGGGACGGCGTCGGGGTTTGATGGTGCGGCGCGTAATTCGCAGTCTGGCCGCTCCGGTATGGATGGGGTGGTTGATGACACCCGTCGTGGGGTGACGGCTATCGCGCCTAGTACTGATACGCCGGCTGGGAAGACGCAGATGGTGGAGCATTTGCGGTCGCAGTTGGATCGGGCGAAGGATTTGCTGCGTGTTTCTGAGCAGCGTAATGCGTTGTTGGCGAATGCGATTCGGAACTCCAGTGGTGGTTATGGGATGCCGGCGCGGGGGATGGGTGGTGGTGGCATGCCCGGGATGGGGATGCCGACCGGGTTGCCGATGATGAGTGGTGGCGGTGGGGGAGGGGGACTGTCCAGCCTCGGTGGGTCGGGTCTGATCCCCAACCTGTCCGCCTTCACCCGACCCAACAACCGCATGTTGAATGGGCCTCTCGCGCCAGCCGCAACGGTCGGTGGCGGACCATTGGCCCAGACTGCGGTGAAGTCAGCATTGAGCAAGCGTGGCACGGCCTATGTGTGGGGAGCAAAGGGCCCCAACAACTTTGACTGCTCTGGTCTCACACAGTGGGCCTGGCGACAGGCCGGGGTAACCCTCGGCCCGAATACCTACACCCAAGTCACCCAGGGAGTTGGGGTGCCACCAGGTCAGGTGCAGGCGGGGGATCTGATCTTCCCGAAGGGGCCGGGCTACACCTGGGATGCAGAAGGCCCGGGCCACGTGATGATGGCGATCAGCCCGACCGAGGTTGTGCATGCACCCCAAACGGGTGATGTCGTGAAAGTCTCGCCGATGCCTGCTGCGTACGTAGCGCGTCGGCCCGTTGCAGCATAA
- a CDS encoding lysozyme family protein has protein sequence MSLDALVAEAGQVLGDARGLYGPAAVSGGWSSTAGLGVGRDGLAQAGDVLKGWGGASSSTQHAQSGGRVAALDNVIGADRGTASGFDGAARNSQSGRSGMDGVVDDTRRGVTAIAPSTDTPAGKTQMVEHLRSQLDRAKDLLRVSEQRNALLANAIRNSSGGYGMPARGMGGGGMPGMGMPTGLPMMSGGGGGGGLSSLGGSGLIPNLSAFTRPNRSGQKSSPLTLHTPVPSGPGADAFRGAIRRALDIKGITDPRARAFWENGMMVVADRESDFNNRAVNNWDSNARAGDATVGTLQFKGTTFDAYHEPGTAHDRHDNVAQSAAFVNYAMGRYHVSADGHDLAAKIQQADPTRPPKGY, from the coding sequence ATGTCGCTGGATGCGCTGGTTGCTGAGGCTGGGCAGGTGCTCGGTGATGCGCGTGGGTTGTATGGGCCGGCGGCGGTGTCGGGTGGTTGGTCCTCGACGGCGGGGCTGGGTGTGGGCCGGGACGGTTTGGCCCAGGCCGGTGATGTGCTTAAGGGTTGGGGTGGTGCGAGTTCTTCGACGCAGCATGCGCAGTCTGGTGGTCGCGTGGCGGCGTTGGACAATGTGATTGGCGCTGATCGGGGGACGGCGTCGGGGTTTGATGGTGCGGCGCGTAATTCGCAGTCTGGCCGCTCCGGTATGGATGGGGTGGTTGATGACACCCGTCGTGGGGTGACGGCTATCGCGCCTAGTACTGATACGCCGGCTGGGAAGACGCAGATGGTGGAGCATTTGCGGTCGCAGTTGGATCGGGCGAAGGATTTGCTGCGTGTTTCTGAGCAGCGTAATGCGTTGTTGGCGAATGCGATTCGGAACTCCAGTGGTGGTTATGGGATGCCGGCGCGGGGGATGGGTGGTGGTGGCATGCCCGGGATGGGGATGCCGACCGGGTTGCCGATGATGAGTGGTGGCGGTGGGGGAGGGGGACTGTCCAGCCTCGGTGGGTCGGGTCTGATCCCCAACCTGTCCGCCTTCACCCGACCCAACAGGTCGGGCCAGAAAAGCTCTCCGCTAACGCTACACACGCCAGTGCCTTCCGGGCCTGGAGCTGACGCGTTTCGTGGGGCCATTCGTCGGGCGCTGGATATCAAAGGCATCACTGATCCACGAGCGCGTGCCTTTTGGGAGAACGGCATGATGGTCGTCGCTGACCGCGAGTCCGACTTCAACAACCGCGCGGTGAACAACTGGGACTCTAACGCTCGGGCTGGTGACGCCACGGTCGGCACACTGCAGTTCAAGGGCACAACCTTCGACGCCTACCACGAACCGGGGACCGCGCATGACCGTCACGACAACGTCGCCCAGAGCGCCGCATTCGTCAACTACGCGATGGGTCGTTACCACGTATCCGCCGACGGACACGACCTGGCCGCCAAGATCCAGCAGGCCGATCCGACGCGCCCTCCGAAGGGCTACTGA
- a CDS encoding ParA family protein: MTSSVAAWDDSGPAEPAVDWRRLGKVYLFGNGKGGVGKTTCSTHAAALVASDGARTLLVDLNGQGNIATILGFANTEANDQGRNLFSAITAGAPLTPVRDVRPNLDVVPGGPFVKRITPVLSAEMGNPQTAKHALMGLALALQQISDSYALIIIDSPPENQTLLQLALCAARFVVVPMKTDALSRTGLRELAADFRAMREHNPYLILLGCFVFASGHQAKAIRKETRENVSRDLGQQADDVMLETFIRHSEAVGQQVPKYGRLAHELEKEIVNNPKHWEIKKGTANAPVVSTTTQPVAEDFAKLTKEILTRGSKIRAEMMEKGMWP, translated from the coding sequence ATGACTAGCAGCGTAGCCGCTTGGGATGACTCTGGGCCCGCAGAACCCGCCGTAGATTGGCGACGTCTGGGCAAGGTCTACCTGTTCGGAAACGGCAAGGGAGGAGTTGGCAAGACCACGTGCTCAACGCACGCGGCCGCGCTCGTCGCCTCCGACGGAGCACGCACGCTCCTTGTCGACCTCAACGGTCAAGGAAACATCGCGACCATCCTCGGCTTCGCTAACACCGAAGCCAACGACCAAGGCCGCAACCTGTTCAGCGCCATCACCGCCGGCGCACCTCTCACACCGGTCCGCGACGTCCGACCCAACCTGGACGTCGTTCCTGGCGGTCCCTTCGTCAAGCGCATTACACCCGTGTTGTCCGCCGAGATGGGCAACCCTCAGACCGCGAAACACGCGCTGATGGGCCTCGCGTTGGCGCTGCAACAGATCAGTGATTCCTACGCCCTGATCATTATCGACTCGCCTCCAGAGAATCAGACCTTGCTCCAGCTGGCGCTGTGTGCCGCCAGATTCGTGGTCGTCCCGATGAAGACCGACGCTCTGTCCCGGACCGGACTGCGTGAGTTGGCCGCAGATTTTCGGGCCATGCGAGAACACAACCCGTATCTGATCCTGTTGGGCTGCTTCGTCTTTGCATCAGGCCACCAAGCGAAAGCAATCCGCAAGGAGACCCGAGAGAACGTGTCACGGGACCTCGGGCAACAGGCCGACGACGTCATGTTGGAGACCTTCATCCGTCACTCAGAGGCGGTGGGACAACAGGTTCCCAAGTACGGACGGCTCGCGCACGAATTGGAAAAAGAAATCGTGAACAATCCGAAGCATTGGGAAATCAAGAAGGGCACGGCGAATGCGCCGGTGGTGAGCACGACAACGCAGCCAGTGGCCGAAGACTTCGCAAAACTGACAAAAGAAATACTCACACGCGGTTCCAAGATCCGCGCCGAGATGATGGAAAAGGGGATGTGGCCGTGA
- a CDS encoding ArsR family transcriptional regulator, whose protein sequence is MSSYAQSARVQELSRVVFGQKHRLAVMAAIARSDGLVNPSDLAIELGFAAQSAIQQPLKDLTAAGLISRQDGMGRVYYRRNPHTLWRAAVELLSQALAVDVDSETVS, encoded by the coding sequence GTGTCGTCGTACGCCCAATCCGCGAGAGTTCAGGAACTCTCCCGGGTGGTGTTCGGCCAGAAACATCGACTCGCCGTCATGGCGGCAATCGCGCGCAGCGACGGGCTGGTCAACCCCAGTGACCTCGCGATAGAACTCGGGTTCGCCGCACAAAGCGCCATCCAGCAGCCACTCAAAGACCTCACCGCCGCCGGCCTGATTAGCCGCCAAGACGGTATGGGCCGCGTCTACTACCGTCGAAACCCGCACACACTCTGGCGAGCAGCCGTCGAACTTCTAAGCCAGGCGCTGGCCGTTGATGTCGACTCCGAGACAGTGTCCTAA
- a CDS encoding DUF4226 domain-containing protein: MTAWAETMTGNLLNFSQVLGGGSAPMSPPRMPAPPLSPDATVTIPAIDDRRDITDKQRAVLAYQGIDPETAPLSDINHGLGLPKQAPAPNSPPPAPPAPVTPASNSGTPAVTPVGDGQHDGDGQLSGAAADVAKRLDETLGKNRSAINNADEQLADAILKAQSSSEAGKAKLKQLQDSIIDQVQKLSPTLDTQAGQQQLAEFLRGKASEILNVANTAELDAKSHAALLDGVAAQLDAIGDGDHGKAGNQGEPGDPEQQNQPGGDQPAASPAGAAPSDAPLPSDPLLDGLASDPLMQGLGSLLGPAAGALGGLPQMMGGMMPGMGGGGGLPLGDIGSAIGSAIRGGATDGPTDPLTDPPLNDKAEDKPDTDDKGEAKPADDKPEDHTAQTTPAAAPADAATPNAPQAQPGQVEQAAANDLKVKLPQSGDEVPVANAALKKAGDEVLSGKSIDDAYRNAGLAMSPPGAPITKNMVSRSEGLEFGDVGQFTDHRVMALGNDKVWDNGREIPLKDLQVGTTFLGWERPHTTQPVIAATATTPTPPSRT; this comes from the coding sequence ATGACAGCTTGGGCTGAAACGATGACAGGAAACCTGCTGAACTTCTCGCAGGTTCTAGGTGGCGGCTCGGCGCCGATGTCGCCGCCACGGATGCCCGCGCCACCATTGTCTCCAGATGCCACGGTGACCATTCCCGCGATTGACGACCGTCGCGACATCACCGACAAGCAGCGAGCGGTGTTGGCATACCAGGGCATTGATCCTGAAACTGCGCCCTTGTCTGACATCAATCATGGCCTGGGCCTGCCCAAGCAAGCTCCAGCTCCCAACAGCCCGCCTCCCGCTCCGCCGGCGCCCGTGACCCCGGCCAGCAACAGCGGCACCCCTGCGGTGACACCCGTGGGCGACGGTCAGCACGACGGCGATGGGCAGCTCAGCGGGGCGGCAGCAGATGTTGCCAAACGTCTCGACGAAACACTCGGCAAGAACAGGTCGGCGATCAACAATGCCGACGAGCAACTCGCTGATGCGATTCTCAAAGCTCAAAGCTCAAGCGAGGCAGGCAAAGCCAAGCTCAAGCAGTTGCAGGATTCGATCATCGACCAGGTGCAGAAGCTCAGCCCCACCTTGGATACCCAGGCTGGACAGCAGCAACTCGCGGAATTTCTGCGGGGCAAGGCTTCTGAGATTCTGAACGTCGCCAACACTGCCGAGCTGGACGCAAAGTCTCATGCAGCGTTGCTCGACGGAGTAGCCGCCCAGTTGGACGCGATCGGCGACGGTGACCACGGTAAGGCAGGCAACCAGGGCGAACCGGGCGACCCGGAGCAGCAGAACCAACCAGGGGGCGATCAGCCCGCGGCGTCTCCTGCCGGGGCGGCGCCCTCTGATGCTCCGTTGCCGAGCGATCCGCTGCTTGATGGACTGGCCTCCGACCCGCTCATGCAGGGGCTGGGCTCGCTGTTGGGACCGGCGGCGGGGGCACTGGGTGGACTGCCTCAGATGATGGGCGGGATGATGCCGGGGATGGGCGGCGGCGGTGGTTTGCCGTTGGGCGACATCGGATCTGCGATCGGATCTGCGATCCGTGGCGGCGCCACCGATGGGCCAACTGATCCGCTGACTGATCCGCCCCTGAACGACAAGGCCGAGGACAAACCCGATACGGACGACAAGGGTGAGGCAAAGCCTGCTGACGACAAGCCCGAAGACCACACTGCCCAGACGACCCCTGCGGCCGCTCCTGCCGATGCCGCGACGCCCAATGCCCCGCAGGCTCAGCCCGGGCAGGTCGAACAGGCCGCGGCCAATGACCTCAAAGTCAAGCTGCCTCAGTCCGGTGACGAGGTGCCCGTGGCCAACGCTGCCCTCAAGAAGGCTGGCGACGAGGTCTTGTCGGGCAAGTCGATCGATGACGCATACCGGAACGCCGGTCTGGCCATGTCCCCACCTGGGGCACCGATCACCAAGAACATGGTGTCGCGTTCGGAGGGCCTGGAATTCGGAGATGTCGGCCAGTTCACCGATCACCGAGTGATGGCCCTGGGCAACGACAAGGTGTGGGACAACGGCCGCGAGATCCCACTCAAGGATCTGCAAGTCGGCACCACATTCCTGGGATGGGAACGCCCGCATACGACCCAGCCTGTGATCGCGGCAACGGCGACCACCCCGACACCGCCCAGCAGGACGTAG
- a CDS encoding type VII secretion target has translation MSVNELRFTSDDLRLAATKYEATADRYAAARNENARAAQDTESWGPLAYESRRAAIDAINARERALTAEEEKNRAMARQLRMTADQFDAMTEHNAANLTINRD, from the coding sequence ATGTCCGTGAACGAATTGCGTTTCACCTCGGATGATCTGCGGCTGGCCGCCACAAAATACGAGGCCACCGCCGACCGCTACGCTGCCGCGCGCAACGAGAACGCACGTGCGGCACAGGACACCGAGAGCTGGGGGCCGCTGGCCTACGAATCGCGTCGGGCAGCGATCGATGCGATCAACGCACGCGAACGCGCGTTGACCGCCGAGGAGGAAAAGAATCGGGCGATGGCGCGGCAGCTGCGAATGACTGCCGACCAGTTCGACGCCATGACCGAGCACAACGCCGCCAACCTCACCATCAACCGGGACTGA
- a CDS encoding YbaB/EbfC family nucleoid-associated protein, whose product MTVYEYPDYAAHAEMVAGMKNRIERMTKVLAKLQQEWDDCAIDAASGNRDVSLTVDSKGRLMSLSLAEGCTVRYDHVGLEELINATLKSAVKAARIEAADIEKDISVDVHTAQNS is encoded by the coding sequence GTGACCGTCTACGAGTACCCGGATTACGCGGCCCACGCTGAGATGGTCGCAGGAATGAAAAACCGCATCGAGCGGATGACCAAAGTCTTGGCCAAGCTCCAGCAGGAATGGGACGACTGCGCAATTGACGCCGCCAGCGGCAACCGGGACGTCTCGCTGACTGTGGATTCCAAAGGCAGGTTGATGTCGTTGTCGCTGGCCGAAGGCTGCACCGTGCGCTACGACCACGTCGGCCTCGAAGAGTTGATCAACGCAACGCTCAAGAGCGCTGTAAAAGCAGCCAGAATTGAAGCCGCAGACATCGAAAAAGACATCAGCGTCGACGTCCACACGGCACAAAACAGCTAA